The Treponema medium genome has a window encoding:
- a CDS encoding glycoside hydrolase family 2 protein, with translation MARTLLPLWQNWQFAENFTEQYIQPDCDETYFTEVQLPHTVKELPYHYFAEKIYQFESCYRKKFAVSHQLQGMRLFIDFDGVMCYAKVFVNGQFAGEHKGGYVPFSVEITQYVEYGDEERNVLVVYVDSTERADIPPFGGEVDYLCYGGIYRDVTLRAVPHCHIESMYARPVSILTAEKSLQVDIAIAHSERTNKSIDVSVALFDSRNRKRAELSRSLVVSVPSLSLSMLMDELTGLKLWTLEKPELYRVEVSLLEDGMVCDAVSARIGFRTAEFTPEGFFLNGKLLKLRGLNRHQSFPYVGYAMPERVQRKDADILKYELGVNIVRTSHYPQSPYFLDRCDEIGLLVFEETPGWQHIGDSAWQDVSCESIRKMIIRDRNHPSIILWGVRINESPDCTAFYQRTNTIAHELDPYRQTGGVRCIENSEFFEDVYTMNDFIYGSQGLPVGNGAGIARALRSQREVTGQSDVVPYLVTEFGGHIYPTKRFDQEERLVEHAKLHLAVQNAAALDPQKCGAIGWCAFDYNTHANFGSGDRICYHGVMDMFRLPKFAASVYASQLSAEVRPVLEPLTRYTVGDRAVGGIAPLIICTNCTAVRLSIGEKDLGLFYPAFDRYPGLAHPPVVIENLPSVWGGGWEDAVFIGYHNGKECITRRFTANPVATQLVLTADETKLRADIPDAVRFVVRLLDQAGNELPYSSEVVQIKLKGPAEVIGPKEFALIGGARGFWIKTLGKVGTVKVSAQTGEFKSGTVSIRIR, from the coding sequence ATGGCACGGACACTACTCCCTTTATGGCAAAATTGGCAATTTGCAGAAAACTTTACAGAACAGTATATACAACCCGATTGCGACGAAACATATTTTACCGAAGTGCAGCTTCCTCATACGGTGAAAGAATTGCCGTATCATTATTTTGCTGAAAAAATATATCAATTTGAGTCGTGTTATCGAAAAAAATTTGCCGTATCCCATCAGTTGCAAGGGATGCGCCTTTTTATCGACTTTGACGGAGTGATGTGCTATGCGAAGGTTTTTGTTAACGGACAGTTCGCCGGCGAGCATAAAGGCGGATATGTTCCTTTTTCCGTAGAGATTACTCAATATGTTGAGTATGGAGATGAAGAAAGGAACGTATTGGTTGTATACGTTGATTCGACGGAACGAGCCGATATCCCCCCGTTCGGCGGTGAGGTCGATTACCTTTGTTATGGAGGCATTTACCGCGATGTTACGCTGCGTGCGGTTCCCCATTGTCATATCGAATCGATGTATGCCCGCCCTGTTTCCATTTTAACGGCAGAAAAAAGTTTGCAGGTTGATATTGCGATTGCACACAGCGAACGAACGAATAAATCGATCGATGTTTCCGTAGCACTCTTCGATTCCAGAAACCGGAAACGGGCAGAGTTGAGCAGAAGTCTCGTTGTATCCGTTCCGTCTCTTTCTCTATCGATGCTTATGGATGAATTAACCGGCTTAAAATTATGGACGCTTGAAAAGCCTGAATTGTATCGTGTCGAAGTATCTTTACTGGAAGACGGTATGGTATGTGATGCCGTATCTGCCCGTATCGGCTTCCGCACGGCTGAGTTTACGCCGGAAGGTTTTTTCTTAAACGGCAAGCTGCTCAAGCTGCGCGGTTTAAACCGGCACCAGTCTTTTCCCTACGTCGGTTATGCGATGCCTGAACGGGTACAGCGGAAAGATGCTGATATTCTGAAATACGAGCTTGGCGTTAATATCGTCCGTACTTCGCATTATCCGCAGTCGCCGTATTTTTTGGATCGATGTGATGAGATTGGCTTATTGGTTTTTGAAGAAACGCCCGGTTGGCAGCATATCGGCGATTCCGCATGGCAGGATGTCAGTTGCGAAAGTATCCGGAAGATGATCATTAGAGATCGAAATCATCCTTCTATTATATTGTGGGGAGTACGCATTAATGAATCGCCTGATTGTACGGCGTTTTATCAGCGCACAAATACGATCGCCCATGAGCTTGACCCGTACCGGCAGACCGGTGGTGTTCGCTGTATTGAAAACAGTGAATTTTTTGAAGACGTCTATACGATGAACGATTTTATATATGGTTCTCAAGGATTGCCTGTTGGCAATGGAGCGGGAATTGCGCGAGCGCTTCGTTCTCAGCGCGAGGTTACAGGACAGTCCGATGTGGTGCCGTATCTGGTAACCGAGTTCGGCGGACACATCTATCCGACAAAACGGTTCGATCAGGAAGAGCGTTTGGTTGAGCATGCAAAGCTTCACCTCGCGGTACAGAATGCCGCCGCCCTTGACCCGCAAAAATGCGGCGCAATCGGATGGTGTGCGTTTGACTATAATACTCATGCGAATTTCGGTTCGGGCGACCGTATTTGCTACCACGGTGTGATGGATATGTTCCGCCTTCCTAAGTTTGCTGCAAGCGTTTATGCGAGCCAGCTGTCTGCGGAAGTACGGCCGGTGTTGGAACCGTTAACCCGTTATACCGTCGGCGACCGTGCAGTCGGCGGAATTGCGCCGCTTATCATCTGTACGAACTGTACCGCAGTCCGGCTGAGCATCGGCGAAAAAGATTTAGGTCTGTTTTATCCCGCTTTTGACCGATATCCCGGGCTTGCGCATCCGCCGGTTGTTATCGAGAACCTTCCAAGCGTGTGGGGCGGCGGATGGGAAGATGCCGTATTCATCGGCTACCATAACGGTAAAGAGTGTATTACCCGCCGCTTTACTGCAAATCCCGTTGCGACGCAGCTTGTGCTTACCGCCGATGAGACAAAACTTCGGGCGGACATACCCGATGCCGTCCGCTTTGTTGTGCGGCTCCTTGATCAGGCGGGGAACGAACTCCCTTATAGTTCGGAGGTTGTGCAGATTAAGCTGAAAGGCCCCGCCGAGGTTATCGGCCCTAAGGAGTTCGCCCTCATCGGCGGCGCCCGCGGCTTTTGGATTAAAACGCTCGGAAAAGTCGGCACGGTAAAGGTGTCCGCACAAACCGGTGAATTTAAAAGCGGAACTGTTTCAATCCGCATCCGGTGA
- a CDS encoding transglycosylase domain-containing protein → MKIRQSNTLRLSKKRLLYGVGALLALCIGGWLSLFLPFPELDAFMQRDWSTRVYDRGGNLIQILALEDGIRREFTAYESMPPDAVRIFLAAEDKDFFSHRGIDVAAIARAAYQNISSGKRVSGASTVTMQLARLVVPAKKRTLFAKLREARNALRIERRLSKQAILELYLNSLPFGFQTEGLTSAARNFFALPLSELTAEQLCCLAVIPRRPAGYNPLEHPEACAEKAAALYRAVFMQESEGQDGQQDTLLTDRLLQAARTARRFEYPFGMPHYIEYLVRRYKAGDFHRQPEAPQGAQGGTQPHPEGSPEIAQGSSPPQKNSQTQMSRQSVSASPKAAPQALPPDWYLTADSALSAQAELLLRAQLKNNPQARVHNGAILVIENATGNILAWIGSNSYFDDENNGKIDGVTALNQSGSSSKPFLYALALEQGWKPSDVLPDIPIRFGKEEAYIPRNFNNRFNGPVRLRVALASSLNIPAVYLLNELGIETYLHTLEELGFQSIGTDGAEAKLSLALGSVPVPLYQLVRAFSVFPRDGVILPLRSFTDGSTADGFSAPRQVFSADTARLICSILSDSAARAKGFGFSSPLNTPFPSIFKTGTANQFQSLIALASSSAFTVGIWMGNFAGNTVIGKTGSSAPASIARNLLIRLHSQPFADGLTVPAKNFAEPEHWHREPVCALSGMPAGPACHNTVQEYLPSAFTALSEHNRYNGQSGYNSFGTSNRLNAPNRHGTYKRETGEYDQAGGECSWHQIQNGRSVTVYPEEYRRWFANITRHGTIGQPSNALTVIRPADGSRFVSNARYQGIGVPIEITGGTEDTVHISYDGRAPITLNRPFSGSLPLEKGEHRLIVRCGDEEVSVVFTVE, encoded by the coding sequence ATGAAAATACGGCAGAGTAATACACTCAGATTATCTAAAAAACGGCTGCTGTACGGCGTAGGAGCACTGCTTGCACTCTGTATCGGCGGCTGGCTTTCGCTCTTTTTGCCGTTCCCGGAACTGGACGCTTTTATGCAGCGGGATTGGAGTACCCGCGTCTATGATCGGGGCGGAAACCTCATTCAAATCCTCGCACTGGAGGACGGCATACGGCGTGAGTTTACGGCGTATGAATCGATGCCGCCCGACGCCGTCCGCATCTTTCTCGCTGCGGAGGACAAGGATTTTTTCTCCCACCGCGGCATCGATGTTGCCGCTATTGCACGGGCGGCTTATCAAAATATCAGCAGCGGGAAGCGGGTTAGCGGTGCGTCTACCGTTACGATGCAGCTCGCCCGCCTCGTCGTTCCGGCAAAAAAGCGCACACTTTTTGCAAAGCTCCGCGAAGCTCGAAACGCGCTCCGGATTGAGCGGCGCCTTTCAAAACAGGCTATTCTAGAACTCTATCTTAACAGCCTTCCGTTTGGCTTCCAAACCGAAGGTCTTACCTCGGCAGCAAGGAATTTTTTTGCCCTGCCGCTTTCGGAACTGACTGCGGAACAGCTCTGCTGCCTCGCAGTCATCCCCCGCCGTCCCGCCGGTTACAACCCGCTTGAGCATCCCGAAGCCTGTGCCGAAAAAGCGGCCGCGCTCTACCGCGCCGTCTTTATGCAAGAAAGCGAAGGGCAGGACGGACAGCAAGACACCCTGCTTACAGATCGGCTGCTGCAGGCTGCCCGTACTGCACGCCGCTTTGAATACCCCTTCGGGATGCCTCATTACATCGAATACCTTGTGCGGCGGTACAAAGCAGGTGATTTTCATCGACAACCGGAAGCTCCGCAAGGTGCGCAAGGTGGTACTCAACCGCACCCGGAAGGCAGCCCTGAAATTGCGCAGGGCAGCAGTCCCCCACAGAAAAACAGTCAAACACAGATGAGCCGACAGTCCGTATCGGCATCTCCCAAAGCAGCACCTCAAGCATTGCCTCCCGACTGGTATTTAACCGCAGACAGTGCCTTGTCCGCTCAGGCTGAACTGCTCCTCCGCGCTCAGTTGAAAAACAATCCTCAAGCGCGCGTACACAACGGCGCCATTCTCGTTATCGAAAACGCAACCGGAAATATCCTTGCGTGGATAGGATCGAACTCATATTTTGACGATGAAAACAATGGAAAAATCGATGGCGTTACCGCGTTAAATCAGAGCGGAAGCAGTTCCAAACCGTTTTTATATGCGCTCGCATTGGAACAAGGATGGAAGCCGTCGGATGTCTTACCGGATATTCCGATACGGTTCGGAAAAGAAGAAGCGTATATCCCGCGCAACTTTAATAACCGGTTTAACGGTCCCGTCCGCTTACGGGTTGCGCTTGCCTCCAGCCTCAACATCCCCGCCGTCTATCTCCTCAACGAACTCGGCATCGAAACCTATTTGCACACGTTAGAGGAACTCGGCTTTCAGTCTATTGGAACAGACGGCGCAGAGGCAAAACTGTCGCTTGCACTCGGCAGCGTACCAGTGCCCCTCTACCAACTGGTACGCGCGTTCAGCGTTTTTCCACGCGACGGAGTAATCCTTCCGCTGCGCTCATTTACGGACGGGAGCACTGCCGACGGCTTTTCCGCACCGAGACAGGTTTTCAGCGCAGACACCGCGCGGCTCATCTGTTCAATCCTTTCAGATTCCGCAGCGAGGGCAAAGGGGTTCGGTTTCTCTTCACCCCTGAACACCCCCTTTCCTTCCATCTTTAAAACAGGCACGGCAAATCAATTTCAGAGCCTTATCGCCCTCGCATCATCATCAGCCTTTACCGTCGGCATCTGGATGGGGAATTTTGCAGGCAATACCGTCATCGGAAAAACAGGAAGCTCCGCTCCCGCTTCGATTGCACGGAACTTACTCATCCGGCTGCACAGCCAGCCCTTCGCGGACGGTCTTACGGTACCGGCAAAAAACTTTGCAGAACCGGAGCATTGGCACCGCGAACCCGTTTGCGCCCTTTCGGGAATGCCCGCCGGTCCGGCATGCCACAATACAGTGCAGGAATATCTGCCGTCCGCATTCACCGCTTTGAGCGAGCACAACAGGTACAATGGACAGAGTGGATACAACAGCTTCGGCACATCCAACCGGCTCAACGCACCCAACCGGCACGGCACATATAAACGGGAAACCGGCGAATATGATCAAGCGGGCGGCGAATGCAGCTGGCATCAAATACAAAACGGACGCTCAGTTACCGTATACCCCGAAGAATACCGGCGCTGGTTTGCGAACATCACACGGCACGGTACAATCGGACAGCCGAGCAATGCGTTAACCGTCATCCGGCCGGCAGACGGCAGCCGTTTTGTCAGCAATGCTCGTTACCAAGGCATCGGTGTTCCAATCGAAATTACCGGCGGTACGGAAGATACCGTACACATTAGCTACGACGGCCGCGCTCCGATTACCCTAAACCGCCCGTTTTCAGGCAGCCTTCCGCTGGAAAAAGGAGAACACCGGCTTATCGTCCGCTGCGGCGATGAAGAGGTATCGGTTGTATTTACCGTTGAATGA